One part of the Sporosarcina ureae genome encodes these proteins:
- a CDS encoding MDR family MFS transporter has translation MDEQKYEYLADNPNIKVIPIMLALIIGAFFAILNETLLNIALITLMDQFSITLPTVQWMATGFMLVMAVVIPISALLIQWFTTRQLFLGTMTVFTIGTIVAASAPTFAILLTGRLIQAVGTGLLMPIIFNVFLLIYPPHKRGKIMGLIGLVIMFAPAIGPTLSGVIVEYLGWRYLFLLVIPFALFSIAFGFKYLINVTEVTKPKIDYLSLVYSSIGFGSLVYGFSSVGNSAKGFADPLVLLFISIGVIGIVLFVLRQLKLEEPIMNMRVFRYPMFTHAVILFLIIIMAMFASEIILPIYMQGPLALTAATAGLILLPGSILNGIMSPFMGSLFDKFGPRVLMIPATIVLSATMFMMSRLTLETPIWVVVVSYILLMLAVSAIMMPAETNGLNQLPKKLYPHGTAVMSTLQPVAGAIGVSVFISIMNARQLHFLEKSQTPTDALTADLALVAGVELVYFIAFAMSLVAVVLSFIVYRATPEDYVEENK, from the coding sequence ATGGACGAACAGAAATACGAATACTTGGCGGATAATCCGAATATCAAAGTGATACCCATTATGCTTGCACTGATCATCGGCGCATTCTTCGCTATTCTAAACGAAACATTATTGAACATCGCACTTATTACGTTAATGGATCAATTTTCGATTACATTACCTACTGTGCAATGGATGGCGACAGGCTTCATGCTCGTCATGGCAGTGGTCATTCCCATCTCAGCATTACTAATCCAATGGTTCACAACGCGCCAGCTATTCCTTGGTACTATGACCGTCTTCACTATCGGAACGATCGTAGCAGCGAGTGCACCGACGTTCGCAATTCTTTTAACAGGACGATTAATTCAAGCTGTTGGAACAGGCTTGCTCATGCCGATCATCTTCAATGTATTCCTACTCATTTATCCGCCACATAAACGCGGAAAGATTATGGGACTTATCGGACTTGTCATCATGTTTGCGCCCGCAATTGGTCCGACGTTATCAGGCGTCATCGTGGAATACTTAGGATGGCGTTATCTATTCTTGTTAGTCATTCCATTCGCGCTATTCTCGATTGCCTTCGGTTTTAAATACTTGATCAACGTTACCGAAGTCACAAAGCCTAAAATCGATTATCTTTCATTGGTCTACTCATCGATCGGCTTTGGTTCACTCGTCTATGGGTTCAGCTCTGTTGGTAACAGCGCAAAAGGTTTTGCAGATCCGCTCGTCTTACTGTTTATTAGCATCGGAGTGATCGGGATCGTCCTGTTCGTGCTACGTCAGTTGAAGCTAGAAGAACCGATCATGAATATGCGTGTGTTCCGTTACCCAATGTTCACACACGCCGTCATTCTGTTTCTGATCATCATTATGGCGATGTTCGCATCGGAAATTATCTTGCCTATTTACATGCAAGGTCCTCTCGCATTAACTGCTGCCACAGCCGGTTTGATTTTACTGCCAGGCAGTATACTAAACGGTATTATGTCACCATTCATGGGCTCACTATTTGATAAGTTCGGACCTCGTGTGCTGATGATACCTGCTACGATCGTATTGAGTGCAACGATGTTCATGATGAGCCGGTTAACGCTCGAGACACCGATTTGGGTTGTCGTCGTCAGTTATATTTTACTAATGCTTGCGGTCTCTGCCATTATGATGCCTGCCGAGACGAACGGATTAAATCAACTCCCTAAGAAATTATATCCGCACGGTACAGCGGTGATGTCGACGCTACAACCTGTCGCTGGTGCAATCGGCGTGTCGGTGTTCATTAGTATTATGAACGCGAGACAACTGCACTTCCTAGAGAAGTCTCAGACGCCTACAGATGCGTTAACAGCAGATCTCGCACTCGTTGCTGGAGTAGAGCTTGTGTACTTCATCGCGTTTGCTATGTCGCTCGTGGCGGTCGTGCTGTCATTCATCGTCTATCGTGCAACACCTGAAGATTATGTAGAAGAAAACAAGTAA
- the bluB gene encoding 5,6-dimethylbenzimidazole synthase produces MFSQPEKEAVYKAIYTRRDVRTFLPDAIPEDIVHRILTAAHHAPSVGFMQPWNFIIVSSDEVKEKLAWAADKERQALAIHYEEEKQTKFLGLKVQGLKEAPITICVTCDPTRGGSHVLGRNSIPETDALSTACAIQNMWLAATAEGLALGWVSFYKKNDVRDILNIPPHIDPIALLSIGYTENYPVKPILESANWEKRRELDALIFEDGWGNKKDSSNGN; encoded by the coding sequence ATGTTTTCACAACCCGAAAAAGAAGCAGTCTACAAAGCGATTTACACGAGAAGAGATGTCCGAACTTTTTTACCTGACGCCATACCGGAAGACATCGTACATAGAATATTAACCGCTGCCCATCATGCACCGTCTGTTGGTTTCATGCAACCATGGAATTTCATCATCGTGTCGTCTGATGAAGTGAAAGAAAAGTTGGCATGGGCCGCAGATAAAGAACGACAAGCGCTTGCGATCCATTATGAAGAGGAAAAACAAACGAAGTTTTTAGGGCTGAAAGTACAAGGATTGAAAGAAGCACCAATCACTATTTGCGTGACATGTGATCCTACACGTGGCGGATCGCATGTACTAGGGCGTAATTCTATTCCTGAGACGGATGCGCTGTCTACGGCGTGTGCCATCCAAAATATGTGGTTAGCCGCTACTGCCGAAGGATTAGCATTAGGTTGGGTAAGTTTTTATAAGAAAAATGATGTGCGCGATATTTTAAACATTCCTCCTCATATTGATCCCATCGCATTACTGTCGATCGGTTATACGGAAAACTATCCCGTGAAGCCTATATTGGAGTCTGCGAATTGGGAAAAGAGAAGGGAACTAGATGCATTGATTTTCGAAGATGGTTGGGGTAACAAAAAAGATTCTTCTAATGGCAATTGA
- a CDS encoding conserved phage C-terminal domain-containing protein produces MKLLINEQPLQLLPSLVHLVGLNEALFLQQLHFRSLISKNVRDDYRWVYKTVDQWQEEFSFLSCMTIKRTIYNLEKQGYLISTSQYNKMKIDKTKWYRIDYTKLPVFSSQDDTSVEETVLAKSELEVDHAMFQSDTTDVSLRNAVSYQHETRDCTNVRRPITKELKEIKEIKNKELVEKPLDVTHFVISYLNEKTGKQFKTTSAATKKFINARVKEGYTQQDFIQVIDLKVTQWNNNPEYRAYLRPSTLFNPTNFENYLNEQPVIPTQAVQRHVYRAPVLDFSRGENLG; encoded by the coding sequence ATGAAGTTATTAATCAATGAACAGCCATTACAATTATTGCCGTCTCTTGTCCATTTAGTCGGATTGAATGAGGCGTTATTTCTGCAACAACTGCATTTCCGCTCACTCATTTCAAAAAATGTACGCGACGACTATCGGTGGGTGTACAAAACCGTTGATCAATGGCAGGAGGAATTTTCATTCTTGTCATGTATGACGATCAAACGCACGATCTATAATTTGGAAAAGCAAGGATACCTCATTTCGACTTCGCAATATAACAAAATGAAAATCGATAAGACGAAATGGTATCGGATTGATTATACTAAACTACCGGTTTTTTCTAGTCAAGATGATACGTCGGTAGAAGAAACGGTACTAGCAAAAAGTGAACTGGAAGTAGATCATGCGATGTTTCAATCTGATACAACGGACGTTTCACTTCGAAACGCTGTGTCATACCAACATGAAACGAGGGACTGTACCAATGTGAGACGGCCTATAACCAAAGAACTTAAAGAAATTAAAGAAATAAAGAATAAAGAGCTTGTCGAGAAGCCTCTCGACGTTACGCATTTCGTCATTTCGTATTTGAACGAGAAAACCGGTAAGCAATTTAAAACAACATCTGCAGCAACTAAGAAATTTATCAACGCAAGAGTGAAAGAAGGCTATACACAACAAGATTTCATACAAGTCATTGATCTCAAAGTTACGCAGTGGAATAACAATCCTGAATACCGTGCATACTTACGTCCTTCCACGTTATTCAACCCGACGAACTTTGAAAACTATTTGAATGAACAACCGGTAATTCCTACACAAGCTGTGCAAAGGCATGTGTATCGCGCGCCTGTATTGGATTTTAGCCGAGGTGAGAATCTAGGCTAG
- the adhP gene encoding alcohol dehydrogenase AdhP: MKAAIVKEFQTELQIEETLKPTPGVGQALVKLEACGVCHTDLHAINGDWPVKPKLPLIPGHEGVGIVEAIGPNVTSVKVGDRVGIPWLYSACGECEYCLAGKETLCHDQENGGYSVDGGYAEYCLAAADYVAKIPENLSSVEAAPILCAGVTTYKALKVSGAKPGDWVAIYGIGGLGHVALQYAKAMGFNVVAVDIADEKLELAKKLGADMTVNGKNEDPAEAIQQQIGGVQAAISVAVSKVPFEQAYRSIKRGGTLVAVGLPHDELPIPIFHTVLNAITVKGSIVGTRLDMKEALDFAARGKVKAQIETAPLSEVNTVLDKMEKGQINGRIVLTFD; the protein is encoded by the coding sequence ATGAAAGCAGCAATCGTTAAGGAATTCCAAACAGAGCTACAAATCGAGGAGACACTAAAACCAACACCAGGTGTAGGACAAGCGCTCGTTAAATTAGAGGCTTGTGGTGTCTGTCACACGGATTTACATGCGATTAATGGGGATTGGCCTGTCAAACCAAAACTTCCGTTGATTCCTGGCCATGAAGGTGTCGGTATTGTAGAAGCGATCGGACCTAACGTGACATCCGTAAAAGTTGGAGATCGCGTCGGGATTCCTTGGCTTTACTCCGCATGCGGTGAATGTGAATATTGTTTAGCAGGTAAAGAGACCCTTTGTCACGACCAAGAAAACGGTGGCTATTCAGTAGATGGTGGGTATGCAGAATATTGCCTTGCAGCTGCTGATTATGTAGCGAAAATTCCTGAAAATTTAAGTTCTGTTGAAGCAGCACCGATTCTTTGTGCTGGCGTGACGACGTATAAAGCGTTGAAAGTATCAGGAGCGAAGCCTGGAGACTGGGTTGCTATTTACGGTATCGGTGGTCTAGGTCATGTTGCATTGCAATACGCAAAAGCTATGGGCTTCAATGTAGTCGCGGTTGATATTGCAGATGAAAAGTTGGAGCTTGCGAAGAAACTAGGCGCTGACATGACAGTGAACGGTAAAAATGAAGATCCTGCGGAAGCGATTCAACAGCAAATCGGTGGCGTACAAGCGGCTATTAGCGTAGCTGTTTCAAAGGTACCGTTTGAGCAAGCATACCGTTCTATTAAGCGTGGAGGCACGCTCGTCGCGGTTGGACTTCCACATGACGAACTACCAATCCCTATTTTCCATACTGTTTTGAACGCGATCACAGTAAAAGGATCGATCGTTGGGACACGTCTCGATATGAAAGAAGCGCTAGATTTCGCTGCTCGCGGAAAAGTAAAAGCGCAAATCGAAACAGCTCCTCTTTCCGAAGTGAATACCGTGTTGGATAAAATGGAAAAAGGTCAAATTAACGGACGCATTGTGTTGACGTTTGATTGA
- a CDS encoding pyridoxamine kinase: protein MKKVAVIQDLSSFGKCSLTAAIPVLSVMGVQACPLPTAVLSSQTEYPSYFCEDLTRIIPAFTNEWKKLDVSFDGIQTGYITGKEEIHHILDFLEHFHTSETLLLVDPVLGDKGKAYDNFDAELLKQMKVLVAQADIITPNITECCLLTGYDYDTLHSCTSEEDFLNIVEEAGKQLQNATGAEIIITGVHPPSKDHSVGNLYISENETYYSSVPYNGKSYSGTGDLFASVLMGGRMRGMKTEQAIQLAEEFLVAAIEDTALQNTPMVAGVNFETYLRMLL, encoded by the coding sequence ATGAAAAAAGTTGCTGTTATTCAAGACCTGTCATCATTCGGTAAATGTTCACTGACTGCCGCCATCCCAGTGCTTTCGGTGATGGGCGTTCAAGCTTGTCCGTTACCTACTGCGGTTCTATCGTCACAAACGGAATATCCGAGTTATTTCTGTGAAGACTTAACGCGTATAATCCCCGCTTTTACAAATGAGTGGAAAAAGCTTGACGTTTCTTTTGACGGTATTCAAACGGGCTATATTACAGGTAAAGAAGAAATTCACCATATTTTAGATTTCCTTGAACATTTCCATACGAGCGAAACACTTTTACTCGTGGATCCTGTGCTTGGGGATAAAGGCAAAGCGTACGATAACTTTGACGCCGAACTTCTCAAACAGATGAAAGTTCTTGTGGCACAAGCAGATATTATTACACCGAACATTACGGAATGCTGTTTGTTGACGGGGTATGATTACGACACGCTACATAGTTGCACTAGTGAAGAGGATTTCTTGAATATTGTAGAGGAAGCAGGTAAGCAGTTGCAAAACGCTACGGGTGCCGAGATTATTATTACAGGTGTCCATCCACCAAGTAAAGATCATTCTGTTGGGAATCTATATATAAGCGAAAATGAAACGTATTACAGTTCTGTCCCTTACAACGGCAAAAGTTATTCAGGTACTGGGGATTTATTTGCTTCTGTGCTGATGGGTGGACGTATGCGTGGTATGAAAACGGAACAAGCGATTCAACTAGCAGAAGAATTCCTCGTAGCTGCGATAGAAGATACCGCTTTACAAAATACGCCAATGGTGGCGGGAGTGAATTTTGAGACGTATTTACGGATGTTGTTATGA
- a CDS encoding uracil-DNA glycosylase, protein MNASCSESWREDPTPISQQDCQECGLYNQGSRMIWGEGNPKAPIMIILDNPGAREDREGNPIVCGTRQTLRRTLSTVGLEEEWVYVTYVLKRRPLRKYDKEKVRSVCIHHLETQLQQQQPSLVVCLGNVAVQSFFRNTEVDVKGLRGEWHEVRGFKTSVAYHPLAVRRRPNLSTMFEEDLSFVAKAFRELNRIY, encoded by the coding sequence ATGAATGCTAGTTGTTCAGAAAGTTGGCGGGAAGATCCGACACCAATAAGTCAGCAAGATTGCCAAGAGTGTGGGCTATATAACCAAGGGTCTCGTATGATTTGGGGAGAAGGAAATCCGAAAGCACCGATTATGATCATACTGGATAATCCGGGCGCACGAGAAGACCGTGAAGGCAATCCGATAGTTTGCGGAACGCGCCAAACGTTGAGACGGACCCTATCGACAGTTGGTTTGGAGGAAGAGTGGGTTTACGTGACATATGTTCTGAAGAGACGGCCCCTTCGTAAATATGACAAAGAGAAAGTGCGATCAGTTTGTATTCATCATCTAGAAACTCAATTGCAACAGCAACAACCTTCCCTTGTCGTCTGTTTAGGGAATGTAGCAGTTCAATCCTTTTTTCGAAATACCGAAGTGGACGTCAAAGGATTGCGTGGGGAGTGGCATGAAGTCAGGGGATTTAAAACTTCAGTCGCATATCACCCACTTGCGGTAAGGCGTCGTCCGAATCTATCGACTATGTTTGAGGAAGACTTATCGTTTGTGGCGAAGGCGTTCCGTGAGTTAAACAGAATATATTAA